One Cucumis sativus cultivar 9930 chromosome 1, Cucumber_9930_V3, whole genome shotgun sequence DNA segment encodes these proteins:
- the LOC101205596 gene encoding PAP-specific phosphatase HAL2-like isoform X2: MIELANRKVLLTPVYMEGCLRLRKLCVKEKISAFDWSVQAIISWILSKSFGSKNVSIVAEEDVQTLSKPGADRLLKVVVETVNECLCEAYRFGLEGPESTLCTSEVLEAISRCNSSGGSTGRFWTLDPVDGTLGFIRGDQYAVALALIEDGEVVLGVLGCPNYPMRKEWLCYHPRYHSIISKLSPTTSESWDKGCVIYAQKGSGEAWMQPLIHVNKKLVWPNSAIPIQVSSIDDPALATFCEPVEKANSSHSFTAGLAHSVGLRNQPLRVYSMVKYAAIARGDAEIFMKFARAGYKEKIWDHAAGVVIIQEAGGVVTDARGCPLNFSKGMYLEGLDRGVIACAGANLHDKIISAVDASWNSSCL; this comes from the exons ATTGGAGTGTTCAGGCAATTATCAGCTGGATTCTGTCCAAATCTTTTGGGAGTAAAAATGTGTCAATTGTTGCCGAGGAGGATGTTCAGACTCTTTCCAAGCCTGGTGCGGACCGGCTTTTGAAAGTTGTAGTGGAAACTGTAAATGAGTGTCTTTGTGAAGCATATCGTTTTGGATTGGAAGGTCCAGAAAGCACCCTCTGTACTTCTGAGGTTCTTGAAGCCATCAGCCGATGCAACTCATCTGGCGGTTCGACTGGAAGATTTTGGACGCTTGACCCTGTGGATGGCACGTTAGGTTTTATACGTGGGGATCAGTATGCAGTAGCTCTAGCATTGATAGAAGATGGAGAAGTGGTGCTGGGGGTTCTTGGATGTCCAAATTATCCAATGAGAAAAGAATGGCTATGTTACCATCCTCGCTACCATTCAATTATATCCAAATTATCACCTACAACATCAGAGTCTTGGGACAAAGGTTGTGTGATTTATGCCCAAAAAGGTAGTGGTGAAGCTTGGATGCAACCACTGATTCATGTAAACAAGAAATTAGTATGGCCGAACTCTGCTATACCGATTCAAGTATCCTCCATCGATGATCCAGCATTGGCAACATTCTGCGAACCAGTTGAGAAAGCAAATTCAAGCCATTCATTCACAGCAGGACTTGCTCATAGTGTTGGACTTAG GAATCAACCATTGAGAGTGTACAGCATGGTGAAATATGCAGCCATAGCTCGCGGTGATGCTGAAATCTTCATGAAGTTTGCTAGAGCTGGTTACAAGGAGAAGATATGGGATCACGCAGCGGGTGTGGTCATCATACAAGAAGCTGGTGGTGTAGTCACAGATGCAAGAGGATGTCCGCTCAACTTCTCGAAAGGTATGTATTTGGAAGGCCTCGACCGAGGAGTCATTGCTTGCGCTGGAGCTAACCTTCATGACAAGATAATTAGTGCTGTTGACGCTAGCTGGAACTCCTCTTGTCTATGA
- the LOC101217843 gene encoding uncharacterized protein LOC101217843 isoform X1 gives MGAEALKMMWDTWQELLLGGAILRHGTADWNLVATELRSRIARPYACTPEVCKAKYEDLKKRFVGCKAWYEELRRKRMMELRQALEHSEDSIGSLESKLEALKSRSGSDKSLVNGSTRSESWGAVQKPTNELSASSFTQENRTTCSSIECQPAPLSTKETEIKPEPLQSLERGKASRIGKLGEVLYENQGGIIRKRSRGKRKRKDCNREVKEGSSGENNLSESANPSTVSQSKENSCCNSFEAREPSDANEASRSSAMDGVDVLMAAFNTVAEDKSASLFRRRLDSQRRSRYKKLIRQHLDIETIRSRVASHNITTKMELYRDLLLLANNALVFYSRNSREHQSAVLLRRLISSTFEKQMKSSSNMVAHNTPNKRTQTCDLIAKPRRSQPAKRNESQREANPGDVKTPKGNRRRKNNSSNPPSSLGLAKKETSTSMLKKAPGGTRKAVGGTSKSERSATGIRGRKRGKTK, from the exons ATGGGAGCGGAAGCATTGAAGATGATGTGGGATACGTGGCAAGAGCTTTTATTAGGTGGCGCCATACTCCGCCACGGTACCGCCGACTGGAACCTCGTCGCCACCGAGCTCCGGTCCAGGATTGCTCGTCCGTACGCCTGCACCCCCGAG GTTTGTAAGGCGAAATATGAAGACTTGAAGAAGCGTTTTGTTGGATGCAA AGCTTGGTATGAGGAGCTTCGACGAAAAAGAATGATGGAACTAAGACAGGCTCTAGAGCATTCTGAAGACTCAATAGG GTCATTGGAATCAAAGCTTGAAGCTCTTAAGTCAAGGAGTGGATCAGACAAGTCTCTTGTCAATGGCTCTACCAGATCAGAATCTTGGGGAGCTGTTCAGAAGCCAACGAATGAGCTATCTGCCAGTAGCTTCACGCAGGAAAACAGGACGACATGCAGTTCGATCGAGTGCCAGCCAGCTCCATTGTCGACCAAAGAGACTGAGATTAAACCAGAACCCTTGCAGTCTCTGGAACGAGGAAAAGCCTCGAGAATTGGGAAGTTGGGAGAGGTATTGTATGAAAACCAAGGAGGAATAATTAGGAAGAGATcaagagggaaaagaaagaggaaggaTTGTAATAGGGAAGTTAAGGAAGGAAGTAGTGGGGAAAATAACTTGTCTGAATCAGCTAACCCTTCAACTGTTTCACAGTCTAAAGAAAACTCATGTTGCAACTCGTTTGAGGCACGTGAACCTTCGGATGCAAATGAAGCTAGCAGAAGCTCAGCCATGGATGGTGTTGATGTTTTAATGGCTGCTTTTAACACTGTTGCAGAGGACAAAAGTGCCTCCCTATTTCGTCGTCGCCTTGATAGTCAG AGGAGAAGTAGATATAAGAAACTAATCAGGCAACATTTGGATATTGAAACAATAAGATCAAGAGTTGCAAGTCATAACATTACGACAAAAATGGAGTTGTACAGAGATCTGTTGTTGCTTGCTAACAACGCACTCGTCTTCTACTCACGGAATTCCCGTGAGCATCAGTCTGCAGTGTTGCTCAGAAGACTCATTTCAAGTACATTTGAGAAGCAAATGAAGAGCTCTAGCAATATGGTAGCTCATAACACCCCCAACAAGAGAACACAAACCTGTGATCTGATAGCAAAACCGCGTCGTTCGCAGCCAGCTAAACGTAATGAATCCCAAAGAGAAGCCAATCCAGGAGATGTTAAAACTCCAAAGggaaatagaagaagaaaaaataatagctCTAATCCTCCTTCCTCGTTGGGGTTggcaaagaaagaaacttcGACTTCTATGCTAAAGAAAGCCCCTGGTGGGACGAGAAAGGCTGTCGGTGGGACATCGAAAAGTGAACGATCTGCAACTGGCATCAGGGGAAGGAAAAGAGGGAAAACGAagtaa
- the LOC101217607 gene encoding uncharacterized protein LOC101217607 isoform X1, protein MKPLKSWDILLRKRNLFSDAGKYGFKMKQLPFMGVICSVMLFIIYRTTNYQYLQTKIETALQPFDTAKDYPEESQNLNGLPRGIVEARSDLELRPLWGTSSSRLKGHDYSNRNLLAIPVGIKQKENVNSIVQKFIPENFTIILFHYDGNVDGWWDLDWCNDAIHIAVRNQTKWWYAKRFLQPAVVSIYDYIFLWDEDLGVEHFSPRRYLEIVKSEGLEISQPALDPNSTDIHHRITVRARTKKIHRRVYDLRGNVKCSDESEEPPCTGFVEGMAPVFSKSAWHCTWHLIQNDLVHGWGMDMKLGYCAQGDRTKNVGVIDSQYIVHKGIQTLGGGGTKSKPSKAAGYAKKQNPIPSDVRTEIRRQSTWELQIFKERWNKAVAEDQSWVDPFKTNSLKSDERRRKRRRSRHH, encoded by the exons ATGAAGCCACTTAAATCATGGGACATTCTGCTCAGAAAAAGGAATCTATTTTCTGATGCG GGAAAATACGGCTTCAAAATGAAGCAGCTTCCATTTATGGGTGTTATTTGTTCTGTAATGCTGTTTATTATATACAGAACTACAAATTACCAATATCTTCAGACTAAG ATTGAAACAGCCTTGCAACCCTTCGACACCGCAAAG GACTACCCAGAGGAGTCTCAAAACCTGAATGGTTTGCCACGAGGCATAGTAGAAGCTAGATCAGATTTGGAGTTGAGACCTCTTTGGGGAACTAGTAGTTCAAGGTTAAAG GGTCATGATTACAGCAACCGGAATTTGCTTGCAATTCCAGTTGGCAtcaaacaaaaggaaaatgttAATTCTATTGTACAGAAA TTTATTCCAGAGAACTTCACTATTATTCTCTTTCATTATGATGGCAACGTGGATGGATGGTGGGATCTTGACTGGTGTAATGATGCCATACACATAGCAGTCCGAAACCAAACAAAGTG GTGGTATGCAAAGCGCTTTTTGCAACCAGCAGTCGTGTCCATTTATGATTACATATTTCTTTGGGATGAAGATTTGGGGGTTGAACATTTTAGCCCAAGAAG ATACCTGGAAATTGTGAAGTCTGAAGGACTAGAAATATCTCAGCCTGCTTTGGACCCAAATTCGACTGATATTCATCATAGAATTACCGTCCGTGCGCGAACAAAGAAGATACATAG AAGAGTTTATGATCTTAGAGGCAATGTGAAATGTTCTGATGAAAGTGAGGAGCCACCTTGCACTGG GTTTGTGGAAGGTATGGCCCCTGTATTCTCGAAATCCGCTTGGCATTGTACTTGGCATCTTATACAG AATGATCTTGTCCATGGATGGGGAATGGATATGAAACTTGGGTACTGTGCACAG GGTGATCGGACCAAGAATGTTGGAGTTATTGACAGTCAATATATTGTTCACAAGGGTATACAGACTTTGGGTGGAGGTGGAACAAAG TCTAAGCCTTCAAAAGCTGCTGGGTATGCAAAg AAACAGAACCCGATACCCAGTGATGTTCGAACAGAG ATAAGGAGGCAATCGACATGGGAACTTCAAATCTTCAAAGAGCGATGGAACAAAGCGGTAGCAGAGGACCAGAGTTGGGTTGATCcattcaaaacaaattcattaaaaagtGATGAAAGACGGAGGAAACGAAGAAGAAGCCGTCACCATTAA
- the LOC101217607 gene encoding uncharacterized protein LOC101217607 isoform X2, whose amino-acid sequence MKPLKSWDILLRKRNLFSDAGKYGFKMKQLPFMGVICSVMLFIIYRTTNYQYLQTKIETALQPFDTAKDYPEESQNLNGLPRGIVEARSDLELRPLWGTSSSRLKGHDYSNRNLLAIPVGIKQKENVNSIVQKFIPENFTIILFHYDGNVDGWWDLDWCNDAIHIAVRNQTKWWYAKRFLQPAVVSIYDYIFLWDEDLGVEHFSPRRYLEIVKSEGLEISQPALDPNSTDIHHRITVRARTKKIHRRVYDLRGNVKCSDESEEPPCTGFVEGMAPVFSKSAWHCTWHLIQNDLVHGWGMDMKLGYCAQGDRTKNVGVIDSQYIVHKGIQTLGGGGTKSKPSKAAGYAKNPIPSDVRTEIRRQSTWELQIFKERWNKAVAEDQSWVDPFKTNSLKSDERRRKRRRSRHH is encoded by the exons ATGAAGCCACTTAAATCATGGGACATTCTGCTCAGAAAAAGGAATCTATTTTCTGATGCG GGAAAATACGGCTTCAAAATGAAGCAGCTTCCATTTATGGGTGTTATTTGTTCTGTAATGCTGTTTATTATATACAGAACTACAAATTACCAATATCTTCAGACTAAG ATTGAAACAGCCTTGCAACCCTTCGACACCGCAAAG GACTACCCAGAGGAGTCTCAAAACCTGAATGGTTTGCCACGAGGCATAGTAGAAGCTAGATCAGATTTGGAGTTGAGACCTCTTTGGGGAACTAGTAGTTCAAGGTTAAAG GGTCATGATTACAGCAACCGGAATTTGCTTGCAATTCCAGTTGGCAtcaaacaaaaggaaaatgttAATTCTATTGTACAGAAA TTTATTCCAGAGAACTTCACTATTATTCTCTTTCATTATGATGGCAACGTGGATGGATGGTGGGATCTTGACTGGTGTAATGATGCCATACACATAGCAGTCCGAAACCAAACAAAGTG GTGGTATGCAAAGCGCTTTTTGCAACCAGCAGTCGTGTCCATTTATGATTACATATTTCTTTGGGATGAAGATTTGGGGGTTGAACATTTTAGCCCAAGAAG ATACCTGGAAATTGTGAAGTCTGAAGGACTAGAAATATCTCAGCCTGCTTTGGACCCAAATTCGACTGATATTCATCATAGAATTACCGTCCGTGCGCGAACAAAGAAGATACATAG AAGAGTTTATGATCTTAGAGGCAATGTGAAATGTTCTGATGAAAGTGAGGAGCCACCTTGCACTGG GTTTGTGGAAGGTATGGCCCCTGTATTCTCGAAATCCGCTTGGCATTGTACTTGGCATCTTATACAG AATGATCTTGTCCATGGATGGGGAATGGATATGAAACTTGGGTACTGTGCACAG GGTGATCGGACCAAGAATGTTGGAGTTATTGACAGTCAATATATTGTTCACAAGGGTATACAGACTTTGGGTGGAGGTGGAACAAAG TCTAAGCCTTCAAAAGCTGCTGGGTATGCAAAg AACCCGATACCCAGTGATGTTCGAACAGAG ATAAGGAGGCAATCGACATGGGAACTTCAAATCTTCAAAGAGCGATGGAACAAAGCGGTAGCAGAGGACCAGAGTTGGGTTGATCcattcaaaacaaattcattaaaaagtGATGAAAGACGGAGGAAACGAAGAAGAAGCCGTCACCATTAA
- the LOC101217843 gene encoding uncharacterized protein LOC101217843 isoform X2, whose translation MGAEALKMMWDTWQELLLGGAILRHGTADWNLVATELRSRIARPYACTPEVCKAKYEDLKKRFVGCKAWYEELRRKRMMELRQALEHSEDSIGSLESKLEALKSRSGSDKSLVNGSTRSESWGAVQKPTNELSASSFTQENRTTCSSIECQPAPLSTKETEIKPEPLQSLERGKASRIGKLGEVLYENQGGIIRKRSRGKRKRKDCNREVKEGSSGENNLSESANPSTVSQSKENSCCNSFEAREPSDANEASRSSAMDGVDVLMAAFNTVAEDKSASLFRRRLDSQSAVLLRRLISSTFEKQMKSSSNMVAHNTPNKRTQTCDLIAKPRRSQPAKRNESQREANPGDVKTPKGNRRRKNNSSNPPSSLGLAKKETSTSMLKKAPGGTRKAVGGTSKSERSATGIRGRKRGKTK comes from the exons ATGGGAGCGGAAGCATTGAAGATGATGTGGGATACGTGGCAAGAGCTTTTATTAGGTGGCGCCATACTCCGCCACGGTACCGCCGACTGGAACCTCGTCGCCACCGAGCTCCGGTCCAGGATTGCTCGTCCGTACGCCTGCACCCCCGAG GTTTGTAAGGCGAAATATGAAGACTTGAAGAAGCGTTTTGTTGGATGCAA AGCTTGGTATGAGGAGCTTCGACGAAAAAGAATGATGGAACTAAGACAGGCTCTAGAGCATTCTGAAGACTCAATAGG GTCATTGGAATCAAAGCTTGAAGCTCTTAAGTCAAGGAGTGGATCAGACAAGTCTCTTGTCAATGGCTCTACCAGATCAGAATCTTGGGGAGCTGTTCAGAAGCCAACGAATGAGCTATCTGCCAGTAGCTTCACGCAGGAAAACAGGACGACATGCAGTTCGATCGAGTGCCAGCCAGCTCCATTGTCGACCAAAGAGACTGAGATTAAACCAGAACCCTTGCAGTCTCTGGAACGAGGAAAAGCCTCGAGAATTGGGAAGTTGGGAGAGGTATTGTATGAAAACCAAGGAGGAATAATTAGGAAGAGATcaagagggaaaagaaagaggaaggaTTGTAATAGGGAAGTTAAGGAAGGAAGTAGTGGGGAAAATAACTTGTCTGAATCAGCTAACCCTTCAACTGTTTCACAGTCTAAAGAAAACTCATGTTGCAACTCGTTTGAGGCACGTGAACCTTCGGATGCAAATGAAGCTAGCAGAAGCTCAGCCATGGATGGTGTTGATGTTTTAATGGCTGCTTTTAACACTGTTGCAGAGGACAAAAGTGCCTCCCTATTTCGTCGTCGCCTTGATAGTCAG TCTGCAGTGTTGCTCAGAAGACTCATTTCAAGTACATTTGAGAAGCAAATGAAGAGCTCTAGCAATATGGTAGCTCATAACACCCCCAACAAGAGAACACAAACCTGTGATCTGATAGCAAAACCGCGTCGTTCGCAGCCAGCTAAACGTAATGAATCCCAAAGAGAAGCCAATCCAGGAGATGTTAAAACTCCAAAGggaaatagaagaagaaaaaataatagctCTAATCCTCCTTCCTCGTTGGGGTTggcaaagaaagaaacttcGACTTCTATGCTAAAGAAAGCCCCTGGTGGGACGAGAAAGGCTGTCGGTGGGACATCGAAAAGTGAACGATCTGCAACTGGCATCAGGGGAAGGAAAAGAGGGAAAACGAagtaa